In Fodinibius saliphilus, a genomic segment contains:
- a CDS encoding AraC family transcriptional regulator, with protein sequence MNNKHFHIKNMVCNHCAEVLEEKLKLAGFEVQNMELGELYLTQPIDEDQYAKLISIIRDNGFDIIDDENSRIVEQVKQLIIQQVRSGTPLENNLSDFLADNIYKDYQQISRLFSAVEGKSIERYFILQKIERAKELIVYDEKTLSQIALELDYSSQQHFSRQFKKETGLAPSHFKDIKQNKRTSIDRL encoded by the coding sequence ATGAACAACAAACACTTTCATATTAAAAATATGGTGTGCAACCACTGTGCTGAGGTATTAGAAGAAAAGCTGAAACTAGCTGGATTTGAGGTGCAAAATATGGAACTTGGTGAGTTGTATCTGACTCAACCTATTGATGAAGATCAGTATGCCAAACTTATTTCCATTATTCGTGATAATGGTTTTGATATTATTGATGATGAGAACAGTCGCATTGTTGAACAGGTGAAGCAACTTATTATTCAGCAAGTGAGGTCAGGCACTCCATTAGAGAATAACTTATCCGACTTTTTAGCAGATAATATTTATAAAGACTATCAGCAGATTAGTCGCCTTTTTTCTGCCGTTGAGGGCAAATCAATAGAGCGGTATTTTATTCTTCAAAAAATAGAACGAGCTAAAGAACTTATTGTATATGATGAGAAAACCCTAAGCCAGATTGCTTTGGAGCTTGACTATAGTAGTCAACAGCATTTTTCACGACAGTTTAAAAAAGAGACGGGACTTGCACCATCCCATTTCAAGGACATCAAGCAAAATAAACGTACTTCTATTGACCGATTATAG
- a CDS encoding serine protease has translation MIEKTLPNNFVKLAEEQRENEEKLFSKENVVGVALGNKIKNGKDTEEPSIHVLVQHKMDPSLLSKNDIVPKTIKGTKTDVIEVGQIVAGPLAPDIEPINKTDIDSGNGDLADWNMQDELDDILSKSKRRTKKKQWQQTPVTEISPEQLHQRSRPVRGGFSIGHYKVTAGTMATACYDLKSFPGIPQKFYILSNNHVLANSNNANMGDPILQPGPYDGGTYPRDMVGRLSRFIPIRFKNSRTTPRNYVDAAIAEVPFHIANREVYWIGHVKDLYAAPKVGDIVQKVGRTTNFSTGRVKSINATVDVNYGNGRIARFAHQILTSRMSAGGDSGSLVTTLDEEAVGLLFAGSPYVTVLNNILYVQSLLNIRIHEK, from the coding sequence ATGATTGAAAAAACACTTCCCAACAACTTCGTTAAACTTGCAGAAGAACAACGTGAAAATGAAGAAAAGCTCTTTTCGAAAGAGAATGTGGTAGGCGTTGCACTCGGAAACAAGATCAAGAATGGTAAAGATACTGAAGAACCATCTATTCATGTCTTAGTGCAACACAAAATGGATCCCTCCTTACTTTCCAAGAATGATATAGTTCCTAAAACGATTAAGGGCACAAAAACTGATGTCATAGAAGTTGGCCAAATTGTAGCAGGCCCTTTAGCTCCTGATATTGAACCCATCAACAAAACCGATATAGACTCTGGTAATGGCGATTTAGCTGACTGGAATATGCAGGATGAACTGGATGATATACTGTCTAAATCTAAAAGACGCACTAAGAAAAAACAATGGCAGCAAACACCTGTAACAGAAATATCACCAGAACAGCTTCACCAACGCAGCCGTCCTGTACGAGGTGGATTTAGTATTGGACACTATAAAGTCACTGCCGGTACAATGGCAACTGCTTGTTACGATCTAAAATCCTTCCCTGGTATACCTCAGAAGTTTTATATCCTAAGTAATAACCACGTCTTGGCTAATTCCAATAATGCCAACATGGGAGATCCGATATTGCAACCGGGCCCTTATGATGGTGGTACATATCCGCGGGATATGGTAGGCCGTTTAAGCAGATTTATTCCTATTCGATTCAAGAATTCTAGAACTACTCCCCGTAACTATGTGGATGCCGCTATTGCCGAAGTCCCATTTCATATCGCTAACCGTGAAGTATACTGGATTGGACACGTTAAAGATCTATATGCAGCACCAAAAGTCGGTGATATTGTGCAGAAAGTTGGTCGTACCACCAATTTTAGTACCGGACGGGTCAAAAGTATTAATGCTACGGTTGATGTAAATTATGGAAATGGTCGTATAGCTCGGTTTGCTCACCAAATCCTAACTAGTCGAATGAGTGCTGGTGGTGACTCGGGTAGTCTCGTTACTACACTAGATGAAGAAGCAGTAGGACTATTATTTGCTGGATCGCCTTATGTTACGGTTCTGAATAATATCTTATATGTACAATCATTACTCAATATTCGCATACATGAAAAATAA
- a CDS encoding lipase maturation factor family protein, translating into MLDAFHTGDYWISRFIIQRGIGLMYLIAFIVAINQFRPLLGENGLLPVPRFIERISFNSSPSIFHWHYSDSFFSFIAWIGLGLSMLAVTGVSDNGPLWLSVVIWSLLWFLYLSIVNVGQIFYGFGWESLLLEAGFYAIFLGPLHFQTPFLVIIIIRWLVFRLEFGAGLIKMRGDQCWRNLTCLNYHHETQPLPNPLSIFFHRLPEFYHKIETLFNHIVQLGAVWLLFLPQPFTSIGAGMIILSQGYLIISGNYAWLNWMTLILAFSGISDTYLQHLFALHIPQSLVTPIYFQIIIIGLAVLVTYLSISPIKNMLSPRQRMNASFNPLHLVNTYGAFGGVTKTRYEIIIEGTTDDKIDIDTQWQEYKFKGKVDDPKHMPLQIAPYHLRLDWQMWFAAMSSLRSNSWLLRLIKKLLKNDPSAIGLIAHNPFTEQSPTYIRARLFKYEFSNSEEFSQNSQWWQREFKQIYMPPKSLDELEGIRF; encoded by the coding sequence ATGCTTGATGCTTTTCATACGGGAGATTACTGGATAAGCCGGTTTATTATACAGCGTGGAATCGGGCTTATGTACCTGATTGCTTTTATTGTAGCTATTAATCAATTTCGACCGTTGCTTGGTGAAAATGGCTTACTCCCTGTACCACGTTTTATTGAACGCATCTCATTTAACAGCTCACCCAGTATTTTTCATTGGCACTACTCCGATTCCTTTTTTTCCTTCATTGCCTGGATCGGCTTGGGTCTATCCATGCTGGCAGTAACCGGAGTATCCGATAACGGCCCTCTTTGGTTGTCCGTCGTTATATGGTCGCTGCTTTGGTTTTTATATCTATCCATCGTTAATGTTGGACAAATTTTCTATGGTTTTGGATGGGAGTCACTTCTGCTGGAAGCCGGATTTTATGCAATTTTTTTAGGTCCATTACATTTCCAAACTCCTTTTTTAGTAATTATTATAATTCGCTGGCTAGTATTTCGACTAGAATTTGGTGCAGGCCTCATTAAAATGCGGGGGGATCAGTGTTGGCGAAATCTCACATGCCTCAACTATCACCATGAAACGCAGCCTTTACCCAATCCTTTAAGCATATTTTTTCACCGACTGCCGGAATTTTATCACAAGATCGAAACGCTTTTCAACCATATTGTTCAACTCGGAGCGGTATGGCTGTTATTTCTTCCCCAACCTTTTACTTCCATAGGTGCCGGTATGATCATTTTATCTCAAGGATATCTTATCATAAGCGGAAACTATGCGTGGTTAAACTGGATGACCTTAATACTGGCTTTTAGCGGTATCAGTGATACCTACCTACAGCACCTTTTCGCTCTTCATATCCCTCAAAGCCTTGTAACACCTATTTATTTTCAAATTATCATTATCGGACTTGCCGTTTTAGTAACGTACCTGAGTATTTCTCCTATTAAAAACATGCTATCTCCCCGACAACGGATGAATGCAAGCTTCAATCCCTTGCACCTAGTAAATACATATGGTGCATTCGGAGGTGTCACTAAAACCAGATATGAAATAATCATTGAAGGTACTACCGATGACAAAATAGATATAGATACCCAATGGCAGGAATATAAATTTAAAGGTAAAGTCGATGATCCCAAACACATGCCATTGCAAATCGCCCCTTATCATCTGCGTCTGGACTGGCAAATGTGGTTTGCTGCCATGTCCTCTTTACGATCTAATTCATGGCTATTACGTTTAATTAAGAAACTTCTTAAGAATGACCCTTCAGCTATCGGCTTGATAGCTCATAACCCGTTTACAGAGCAATCCCCAACTTATATACGAGCTCGGTTATTTAAATATGAATTTAGTAACTCTGAGGAGTTCTCCCAGAATAGCCAGTGGTGGCAGCGAGAGTTTAAACAGATCTATATGCCACCAAAATCACTAGATGAACTGGAAGGAATCAGGTTTTAA